In Candidatus Uhrbacteria bacterium CG10_big_fil_rev_8_21_14_0_10_50_16, the DNA window ACGCGCAGACGGCACAATGTTTGCAAACGCTTGGAGATACACGGGCATCTTGTACAAATATAAGCCAGTTTGCGCAAGGTTCGATGGTGGAACAGAAGGCTTTTCTCGAATCGCGATCAAACTTCCTTGACTGTCGAACTCCGGTACACCAAATCGTTCTGGGTCTGTCACCTCCACAAACGCAAACGATGCATCCAATTGCTCGTTTACAAACTTATCGACCAACTGTTGCAAGGATCCCAATACCACGTTATCTCCAAAATACAACAACACGTCATCCTCTCCAATCCACTCCCGTGCGCTGTAGAGAATCTGCCCAACACCGCAGGCGCCTCCTTCTTGCTCCAAGTACGTCAATTGCAATCCCCGCGTAGACCCATCTCCAAACACGGCACGCATGGATTCTACCTCTCCGGGATTCACATTGATTGCCACCTCTACAATCCCAACTTCCGCCACTTTTTTAAGGGCGTTGGCCAACATCGGCTCGTTTGCCAATGGAATAAGGTGTTTATTGAGGTTCCACGTAATCGGACGAAGACGCGTTCCCCTCCCTCCTGCCGTAATAATTGCTTTCATAAAGTAAAAAGGCTCTTTCGAGCCAGCTTACGTGATCTTCTTTGCATTTGCAAACTTTTCCATGGTGTCTTTTACAGCCTCGTAAACGGGACGCATTTCAATCCCAAACTCCTCCAAACGCTCAGAAATAAGGTGATTATTAGATCGCCCCTTCTTGGCAAGGCCTTTTTGAACTAATTCATCGTTAGAAATCCAATTGGTAACATGCGTTGGATCCACAATCGTCTCATAGAGCTCCATGACTTGCTTATGACGAATGGTTCCTGGATTAGTGACATGAAAAATACCCGGCGCACGTTTTTCTAATAGCTGATAAAACACGTCAACCATATCGTCAATCACCGTGGCACTATTTTCTACATCAATCACATGTTCATACGCAGCAAGTTTATCGATCAAATTCCCTGGAGAAGAGATGTGATCGATCGGCATGCGGATACGACCAATGCCTACATTTGGAAGTGTCGACAAACACAAATCCGCGGCCCATTTTGTGCGCGAGTACGTTGGAATAGGGTTGCCAAAATCATTTTCCCGCCACGCGTGATCTGGATGAGGTGCATCACCGTAGTAGATACATCCAGAACCAACGTGCAGTAAATAGAGATTCTTTTCTGCACAAGCGTCGGCGATCAATAAAGGAAGAATCGTATTACCACGAATCGTTTCCAGTTGATGATCTTCACACCAATCCACGTTAGGTCGTCCTTTAACCCCCGCAGTATTAAGCACCACATCCGGTTGATGCTTCTCCAATTCCGCCAAGACATCCTCTTTTGAGGCAATGCGGGTATCTGACACAACTGCGTCGTCCCACGCATTTGCGCACCGATTGCCGATATACCCTCCTCCGATAATTAAAATCTTCATACTACTGTTCTAGGGTCTTATAGTAGGATTCGTAATACGTCTGATAGTCTCCATTCTTACAATGTTGCCACCACTCAGGGTGTTCCTTATACCACAGGATCGTTTTGCGCACACCCTCGTCAAAATCAATCATTGGCTCCCAGCCGGTGTCCTGCTTTAACTTTGTAGGATCAAGGGCATAGCGACTGTCATGCTGTTTGCGATCGGCGACATACGTTTTGAGCGTATCGGGTTTCCCGAGCGTCTCCAAAATGACATCCGTAATCTGCTCCACCGATTTTTCTACTGTCGTTGCGATATTGTACGCCTCACCCACACGACCCTTTGTCAAAATCGCTTCAATCGCACGCGCATGATCCTCCACATGAATCCAGGGGCGACGATTCAAACTGCTCTTAAACAAAGGGAGTGGCTTATCCTCCAATGCATTAGATGTAAACAAGGGGATCAACTTTTCTGGAAATTGATAAGGACCATAATTATTCTCACAATGGCTAATGGTTACTGGCAAACCAAACGTATAATAATATGCCATCACGACGTGATTTGCGCTTGCTTTAGAGGCGTTATAAGGCGTTTTTGGCCGAAAAGCATCTGTCTCCTTAAACGATCGTTCTTCGTCCAATGACAAATCTCCAAAGACCTCACACGTGGAGATATGGTGAAAACGTTTGACGTTGGCATCCTTTGCTGCCGCCAAAAAAATCTGCGTTCCCAAAACGTTGGTGCGAATAAACAAACCAGGATCCAAAATGGCACGATCGTTGTGTGACTCGGCCGCAAAATTCACTACGACATCGACGCCTTCCAACGCGTTACGCGCGGTGTCATAATCGCCAATGTCGCCTTTGATAAACGTATAGCGAGGATCTGCCTCTACATCTTTTAAATTCTCAAGATTGCCTGCGTACGTCAGCGCATCATAATTGATAATCGTATCGTCTGCATGATTGGCTAACCAATAATGGATAAAATTCGATCCAATAAACCCTGCGCCTCCTGTGACAAGTAGTTTCATATTAGTTATCGAGTACGGTTTGAATTTTTTGTGCGTCCGCCGCTAACTCCTCGCGCGATCGATCCTGCTTTTTCCACGGATCATGATGGTCCCCCTGGTACCGTGGCAAAATATGTAAATGCGGATGAAAAACAGTCTGCCAAGCTGCTTCTCCGTTGTTCATGGTGAGATGAAATCCTTCCGCGCCGACAGCATTTGCCACGCTGGGTCCTATGCGATGTGCCACACGGAACGCGCGCGTCATAGACTCCTCACTGGCGTCGTAAAGATTTTTGGCATGTTCTTTTGGAATCACCAATACATGCCCAACGGCCACAGGCTCAATGTCCATAAATGCCAAGACATGCGTATCTTCATAGACCTTGATTGACGGGAGTTCGCCACGGACAATTTTGCAGAAAATACAGTCTTGCATACAAAATGTGATCATTATTTTCTCACGAGCTGATTGTACCACCCAATAACCCCAATCAAAAACAGCAACAAAAACCAGTGCGGATTAAAGACGCGCGTCACCATCGTTGGAACAAGCAGCTCCAAAATCACAAAAACCATCCAACTCAGGAGAGATGTGTAGGTCAGTGTTTTTGCGACAGAGGTTTTCATGTGTTTTTGCGTAACAATTTCTCAACAAGACGTTGCCAAATATCTCCCACAGATCGTGGCGACCGCGTAAAGGTCATCTCAATTTTGTGAACGTCCACGGTAGCCCCGCGTTCGGCAATGTTGGGAAGTGACAAAACAAATCGGTACGATCCGTCATTCAATCCCTGATCCGCATCCCCTCCCTCCTTCTCCAACGGCGGCAACCAAAACGTGGCTTGCCCCACCGTCCAGGGACCGTCCTGTGTTGTCTGTGGGTACGTTGCCAAGATGGTATCCACGCCAAGTTTATTAAGATTTATTCGATCTGATAGTTGTACTGGGTACGGATTAAAGAAGGCCTCCTGCGAAAATGCAATCCGACCATCTGTCACAACAAGTAAATCTCCTTTTGGAATCGTGAGCCTCGTGACGCCCACATGTTGATTCTCCACCGAGTACTGCTCATGCGGTACAGCGATCTCCACCTGCTGATCCCCAAGTATTACTGTCTGCACACCCTCCGCGTGACGCGTAAAGAGAGTGATGTGTTGCGCATCGGTCCAGAGCGTCACCGATCGCGGATCATCTAAATAGCCGACTTCGTCGCCCACGAACACATTTTTTGAATAGGTGAGCATGGGGAGCGTGGTAGAGAGTTCTCTCCAGTAAACATCGTTATCCGCGTTTAATTCCACTTTTACCAGCCCCGCACGCAATCCCACAACGTCCAAATGGAGTGTGCGCCTATCCAGCGCGGCGTTTGTATCGTTCACCACACCATCGTCCTCCGCATGAACCTCCGCTACCAACTCATTCCCTTGGAACACACGAATCGCAACCGGATCTTCTCCGGGATTACGATTCATATCCATGTACATGGCGTCGATCGAGAATCCACGTCCGTTCGTGACCGTGACAAATTCATGAAACCCACGTAGGGAAACCTGTGTCTGGCGCACCGAACCGTTACCCGTCCAAGCACGCGGCACAGAATTTTCTTCCGGTAGCGTGTAGTGATAGGTGGCAATTGAGGAAAGCGGCGGAGGGTCTTGTAACACATCTGAAATCTCACCGTAGTCGGCATGACGTTGATACAGCACAAGACTGTCCCGTCGTGTCTGTATCCAATTGAGTGCGTCGAGTGTTTTGTTGACGAGCGGTCGCAAATCAACCTGCCCCGCCACGGCATCTACGGTCGCCCCGAATTCAATCACCGGCTGATTCTCCGTGCGCACCCATGTACGAATATCCACCGTCTCATAATTCCCTGGAGGCGTTACAGAAAGATAGACGGGATCTCCATCGATCGAGTAATACGCGTCACCGTCCTCAGTGATTTGCACGGCCCCCACACGTCCGGCAGGGCGCAGACCATGGACAAACGGAGAATTATCTTCCGCCTCCCAAGTGATTGTGTTTATTCCATCCACATCTAAATACGTCCAAGCCACCCATGTAAAAAGGCACAGGGGAACGAGGATTATGAGCGTGTTTAAAAATGTCTTCATAGCGGTTTCCCTTCTAGAACCACGTCAAACTCTGCACGTTCAAATTGATAGAGCGTGAGCAAACCAATCTCCTCCACAGGGATTAACAACAGATGATTCGCGATTAACCGATCTTTGTGCAAGGAATCCAGGTCTTCTTGCGGAAACGTAATGCCAAGATAGTACAGAGACGCCCCTTGGTCTTCTACGGTCTGCATCATAAGCGGCAAGGCAGCATACGTTGTCTCACTGCGTAATGGATAAACAACCTGACGCGCAGGGAACAAAAACTTATCGGAACGATCCACAATAATCAAATCGTTTTCCTCGGTGAGATCCAATACGCGCTCGCGTTGATCCGTAAATGTTTGCAGGTTCTGCGCAATAAATGCCAGGCCTTCATCTCGACCAAAATTGGTAATCGTAAATCCCGTGTAGACAAATGCCACAATCCAAATACCTATAATCACTTGCTTCACCGCCTTACTTGAACGATGTTGCACACCACGGATAATTGCATAGGCCACAGGGACGGTCATTACAACGCTAATTGGCAACCAATAACGAATATAGGAGGTGCCAATCGTCACCGCAAGCGGGTCTGGGTTGTCGTGAATATTCCACGATCCATACACCACAAAGAGATACACGGAGACTAATACCGCAGGCCAAACGCAACGCAACAACCTACGTCGGCGATCTGGAGAAAGCTTTTGCCAATCCACAAGCAATAAGATACATCCAAAAAGCGCAAACGCGGTCCAGAGCGCAAAAAACGTCATGTGAAAACTCACAACATTATTTGCAATATTTTGTTCATGAATACCAAATGGAAACAGCCGCGCTAGGAGTGGTTGAGAAAATCCAATCGGCTCCACTGTTTCGGTTACTTCCACCGTCACGGGGATTGGATCGCCCGACACCGTATACCCTGTTAAAAACGGACCGCCATAGACCGCATTGTTGGTGACGAGCATAAGAACAAGAGGAATGAGCACACCTGCAACAGCAAGAAGGTGCTCCGCAAATGGCTTCTTTTTTTGATACCACGCAACAAGAAGCAAAACTGGCAAGATCCAAATCGCTTCATTGGTACGCACAAAAATCGCCATCCCAAAACTTGCTCCGCCCAAAAAGATCATTAGCAAACGCCAAAAATCTGCCCGTTTTGGCATAACCTTGTTTGCCGCCACATACCAAGCAAAGACACCAAAAATCAACAACGACACAAAGACAACATTTGGATGTAATCCGCGCGCCGTGAAGTACCACCATCCCGGATGCACCGCCAACGTGAGGGCGGCAACCCAACCCATTACCTCATTGTGTAGCAATTTTTGAACAATTTGTTTCCAAGAAAAAACGGCAAATACAGAAATCAACGCGACCAGCATCCCCAACGTTTCTGTACGTGTTCCCACAAGAATGCTCAATACACGCAGCAGCCACGGAAGCCCCAGCCACGTACTTGGCACCAACATACCGTTTTGCACCAGGAGACTTCGAGGATGGACTAAGCCTCCTAGTGTGTCCGTGTAGGCGGCCGTTTGTGTGTAGTCACCACCGAATAGTGGAACATGCTCCACGGCAAAGGCTGCCGCCATTTCATCCGGTGCACTCCACACGCCACTCTGTGCGAGAGGAAACCATACGTACACAAAAAAAAGAACGGTCGCCGCAAGACCCGTTAACGCGCCTTTGAGCATACGCGAATTACGCGCCATACGTCAACACGCTTATAACCGCCAAAACCAGCGATAAGATGAGCACGACCATCCCAATAAATACGAGCGGTGGAAATTGAAATGCCATCGAAAAAAGAAGAAGCGTCACACCCAGTACCTGCGTAAACATCTTGGTTTTCCCCCAACCGTTTGCCATAATATAGCCTCCGTCATGTTTATGACTCAGCGCACCTACGACAACCATAAGCTCAGAGAAGATAACAACGATCGTCAACCACCATCCAACGGTCGTCGTGATGACGATCACCGCAACGAGGGAAATGAGAATTTTATCCGCGATAGGGTCGTACATAGACCCCCACTCCGTAACCTGATTACGTAACCGCGCAAGCGAGCCATCAATCACATCCGTAAATGCGACGAAGAGAAAAAATGGAATGGACCATTTAAGCGGTCCAACAGCCAATGCCCACATTACAAACGGCGTCAGCAAAAACCGCAATACCGTTACATGATTTGGCGTCACCCAGCGTGGCACGAACGGAATAATCACATACTTCATTGCATGGTCGTGCCAGTAAAGTTTATTTGGATCTCGGTGGGTCATACCATGGTACAATTCCTCTACATGAAGCAACTATTTCCGTTGAAGTATAGCATTGGTACCGTACTTGGCCTAGCCGGGTTGAGCCTGGGGGCTTTTTTGACACACCTCCCCCTTGTAACCACACTGAGCGTTCTCTTTCTCCTCACTCTTGCTAGCTTGAGGCTCGGGAGGCTCTTTGATCACACACAGGCAAGTGTTCGCGCTCTTTTAGGGCTCCTGGTGGCCCTTTCCTTCCTCATGATCACAGGTGCAGGCGTCTATTACGTTGGGTTTGTGACCATTGCGAGTTATTTTTGGGTTCTTGCGGCCCTCCCATTTTTTGCCTGGCTCGTCACACGCAACACAGAAGAGCCTGAGACAGAATCAACAGAAACCATCCACGGATCCTCTGGGCTTTACGCATCCTTTATTGTTATTGCCCTCATTGCCTATTTTGTAACACTTACCGGTCACACAACCCTCCTCGCGACCCGATCCCCCTGGCTCATCATCACCCCACAAATTCTTGGGTGGATTGGACTCGCTGGTTTTGGGCTTTTGCAGCTGGCAAAACGTGGCAGTATCCGTCTTAGTCTGATCGGCACAATGTTTGTGCTCTTTAGCATTGTAAGCGTGGCTGCGTTCGTGTTCCCCCTCGGCTATGGATTCGATCCATTCCTTCATCAGGCCACCATAGACTATATTACGCTCCACGGGACTATCACTCCAAAACCCTTGTATTACGTTGGACAGTACGCACTTGAATTAATCGGCGTGCTCTTTACCGGTGTCTCAACCCAATCGTTTGATACATTTTTACTCCCTGTGCTTGCCGCACTTTTGCTTCCAAGCGTCGCTGCCGCCTCCACATGGCAAATTACCAAGCGTCACCTTCCAACCGCTCTTGCAGCCATTGGGACACTCTTACTTCCACTCAGCTCATTTATCAACACCACCCCACAGGGCTTGGCAAACTTGTGGACGTTGTGCGTCTTTTTTCTTGGACTCCCAGAACTCATCACAGGACATCGATGGGTCTCTCGCTGGGTCTTGGTGATCGTTGCGCTTGCGGCTGTTCTTGTACACCCACTTGCAGGACTACCTGCTGTGCTCTTTGTGACCCTCATGATTATTACTACACAGAGCAACTGGTCCTCTTCCCTGCGTCGCATACTCACCGTACTCGTCTCAATCGGCGGGGCCGTCATGCTCCCTATTGCCTTTTCTCTTTCTGGATCCGGATATGGCCATTTGCAACTCCACCTCAGCAATCTCTCACACCTCCTCCCGGCAACTTTTTTCTCCACACGGTTTAATGTCATCGGGGATCTGGCGACATTCCTTGGAACCAACCAATGGCTCTGGCTCATAGCGCTCGCCCTCGTTGCATGTGTCCTTCTTTGGAACCTTTCGCATCGTACTTGGCTTCTTGTTCCCCTCACCGCCGGCTTATTACTCATCAATGCGATTCTTCTCTCCGCGGCGGGCGACTTCTCTTTTCTTATTGATTATGAA includes these proteins:
- a CDS encoding CDP-diacylglycerol--glycerol-3-phosphate 3-phosphatidyltransferase, whose protein sequence is MTHRDPNKLYWHDHAMKYVIIPFVPRWVTPNHVTVLRFLLTPFVMWALAVGPLKWSIPFFLFVAFTDVIDGSLARLRNQVTEWGSMYDPIADKILISLVAVIVITTTVGWWLTIVVIFSELMVVVGALSHKHDGGYIMANGWGKTKMFTQVLGVTLLLFSMAFQFPPLVFIGMVVLILSLVLAVISVLTYGA
- the rfbB gene encoding dTDP-glucose 4,6-dehydratase, whose amino-acid sequence is MKLLVTGGAGFIGSNFIHYWLANHADDTIINYDALTYAGNLENLKDVEADPRYTFIKGDIGDYDTARNALEGVDVVVNFAAESHNDRAILDPGLFIRTNVLGTQIFLAAAKDANVKRFHHISTCEVFGDLSLDEERSFKETDAFRPKTPYNASKASANHVVMAYYYTFGLPVTISHCENNYGPYQFPEKLIPLFTSNALEDKPLPLFKSSLNRRPWIHVEDHARAIEAILTKGRVGEAYNIATTVEKSVEQITDVILETLGKPDTLKTYVADRKQHDSRYALDPTKLKQDTGWEPMIDFDEGVRKTILWYKEHPEWWQHCKNGDYQTYYESYYKTLEQ
- a CDS encoding glucose-1-phosphate thymidylyltransferase; this encodes MKAIITAGGRGTRLRPITWNLNKHLIPLANEPMLANALKKVAEVGIVEVAINVNPGEVESMRAVFGDGSTRGLQLTYLEQEGGACGVGQILYSAREWIGEDDVLLYFGDNVVLGSLQQLVDKFVNEQLDASFAFVEVTDPERFGVPEFDSQGSLIAIREKPSVPPSNLAQTGLYLYKMPVYLQAFANIVPSARGEYEIADINTFIVQNGNVGYQIMVGWWKDTGTPEALLEGNQLLLNEITQEEATIDTSLAKLDDTRIQGRVKIGKDCIFGEDVLIRGPVVIGDNVYLDHAFIGPHTTLGSGVRVSGAHIQHSIIMEGAQITADTMIVDSIIGKNAVISNERHTLPHGKSMVVGENSQVEI
- a CDS encoding HIT family protein gives rise to the protein MQDCIFCKIVRGELPSIKVYEDTHVLAFMDIEPVAVGHVLVIPKEHAKNLYDASEESMTRAFRVAHRIGPSVANAVGAEGFHLTMNNGEAAWQTVFHPHLHILPRYQGDHHDPWKKQDRSREELAADAQKIQTVLDN